The Pseudomonas triclosanedens genome has a window encoding:
- a CDS encoding glutathione peroxidase: MSAFHDLTLQGLDGKDLPLAPLKGKVVLVVNVASKCGLTPQYAGLEKLYQQYRDQGFVVLGLPCNQFAAQEPGSEAEIQSFCALNYGVSFPMSSKLDVNGAERHPLYRLLAGEGAEFPGDITWNFEKFLLAPDGRVLARFSPRTAPDDPAIVQAIEKALAA; the protein is encoded by the coding sequence ATGAGCGCTTTTCACGATCTGACGCTGCAAGGCCTGGACGGCAAGGACCTGCCGTTGGCGCCGCTCAAGGGCAAGGTGGTGCTGGTGGTCAACGTTGCCTCCAAGTGCGGCCTTACTCCGCAATATGCCGGTCTGGAGAAGCTCTATCAGCAATACCGTGACCAGGGTTTCGTGGTGCTCGGCCTGCCGTGCAACCAGTTCGCGGCCCAGGAGCCGGGTAGCGAAGCCGAGATCCAGTCGTTCTGTGCGCTGAACTACGGAGTGAGCTTCCCGATGTCGTCCAAGCTGGACGTAAACGGTGCCGAACGCCATCCGCTGTACCGCCTGCTGGCCGGCGAGGGGGCAGAGTTCCCCGGCGACATCACCTGGAACTTCGAGAAGTTCCTGCTTGCCCCGGACGGTCGGGTGCTGGCGCGTTTCAGTCCGCGTACCGCGCCGGATGACCCGGCAATCGTCCAGGCCATCGAGAAGGCGCTTGCCGCCTGA
- a CDS encoding FKBP-type peptidyl-prolyl cis-trans isomerase — MQIAANKAVSIDYTLTNDAGEVIDSSAGGAPLVYLHGARNIIAGLEKALEGKQVGDELDVTIEPTDAYGEYSAELVATLTREMFEGVDELEVGMQFHASAPDGGMQIVTIRDIDGDDVIVDGNHPLAGQRLNFKVKVVDVRDASAEEVAHGHIHGEGGHHH, encoded by the coding sequence ATGCAGATCGCGGCCAACAAGGCGGTTTCCATCGACTATACCCTGACCAACGACGCAGGTGAGGTCATCGACAGCTCCGCCGGCGGCGCTCCGCTGGTCTACCTGCACGGCGCCCGCAACATCATCGCTGGTCTGGAAAAGGCCCTGGAAGGCAAGCAGGTTGGCGACGAGCTGGATGTCACCATCGAGCCGACCGACGCATACGGCGAGTACAGCGCCGAGCTGGTCGCTACCCTGACCCGCGAAATGTTCGAAGGCGTGGATGAACTGGAAGTCGGCATGCAGTTCCATGCATCGGCTCCGGACGGTGGCATGCAGATCGTCACTATCCGCGACATCGACGGCGACGACGTGATCGTCGACGGCAACCATCCGCTGGCCGGCCAGCGCCTGAACTTCAAGGTGAAAGTGGTCGACGTGCGCGATGCTTCCGCCGAAGAAGTCGCCCACGGCCACATCCACGGCGAAGGCGGTCATCACCACTGA
- a CDS encoding DUF3565 domain-containing protein, with amino-acid sequence METALLAAICMVRNLSDIEVERVSLRGGAPDCDPKTDGRGRADAPRLLDFHQDEEGHWVAVLSCGHTQHLRHQPPWQSRPWVIDAQQRQAMIGRHFSCGWCTKEQNSDKE; translated from the coding sequence ATGGAAACCGCCTTGTTGGCCGCGATCTGCATGGTACGAAACCTTTCTGATATAGAAGTTGAGCGCGTAAGTTTACGCGGCGGCGCACCCGATTGCGACCCGAAGACGGACGGACGGGGCCGCGCGGACGCTCCGCGCCTGCTTGACTTTCATCAGGACGAAGAAGGGCACTGGGTGGCAGTCTTGTCCTGCGGCCATACCCAGCACCTGCGCCACCAGCCGCCGTGGCAGTCCAGGCCCTGGGTGATCGATGCGCAACAGCGGCAGGCAATGATCGGCCGCCACTTCTCCTGCGGCTGGTGCACCAAGGAACAGAACAGCGACAAGGAGTAA
- a CDS encoding acetate kinase: protein MPARNILVINCGSSSIKFALVREGRDDFILHGLAERLGSSGASLRWQAEGDDQPQTLELPGGDHKAALGRLLPLVSQAAQGELHAIGHRVVHGGERFTQASRLDEEVLSAIRETSPLAPLHNPANLLGIDAALALYPDLPHIAVFDTAFHQSLPERAYRYAIPEPLYREQHVRRYGFHGTSHRYVSHMAAQMSGLAVGDSNWLSAHLGNGASTCAIANGQSRDTSMGLTPLEGLMMGTRSGDVDPNLHSHLARTLGWSLEKIDHMLNNDSGLLGLSGLSNDMRTLEHAREQGHAGAALAIEVFCYRLAKSLASLTCALPRLDGIIFTGGIGENSPLVRNLTVKHLHVLDLELDGQANARCVGGIGGPIHLPGHPRVLVIPTNEERQIALDTLAVLD, encoded by the coding sequence ATGCCGGCACGCAACATCCTGGTGATCAATTGCGGCAGTTCCTCGATCAAATTCGCCCTGGTCCGCGAAGGCCGTGACGACTTCATCCTCCACGGCCTCGCCGAGCGCCTGGGTTCCAGCGGCGCCAGCCTGCGCTGGCAGGCTGAGGGCGACGACCAGCCACAGACGCTGGAACTTCCCGGCGGCGACCACAAGGCCGCCCTCGGCCGCCTGCTGCCGCTGGTGAGCCAGGCCGCCCAGGGCGAGCTGCACGCCATCGGCCACCGTGTGGTGCACGGTGGCGAGCGCTTCACTCAGGCCTCGCGTCTCGACGAGGAAGTCCTCTCGGCCATCCGCGAAACCTCGCCACTGGCGCCACTGCACAACCCGGCCAACCTGCTGGGCATCGACGCCGCCCTGGCGCTCTATCCGGATCTTCCGCACATCGCGGTATTCGACACGGCTTTCCATCAGAGCCTGCCCGAGCGGGCTTACCGCTACGCCATCCCCGAGCCGCTGTACCGCGAGCAGCACGTGCGCCGCTACGGCTTTCACGGCACCAGCCACCGCTACGTCAGCCACATGGCGGCGCAGATGAGCGGCCTGGCGGTCGGCGACAGTAACTGGCTATCGGCGCACCTGGGCAACGGCGCTTCGACCTGCGCCATCGCCAACGGCCAGAGCCGCGACACCAGCATGGGGCTGACCCCGCTGGAAGGCCTGATGATGGGCACCCGCAGCGGCGACGTCGATCCGAACCTGCACAGCCACCTCGCCCGCACTCTCGGCTGGAGCCTGGAGAAGATCGACCACATGCTCAACAACGACAGCGGCCTGCTCGGCCTGTCGGGCCTGTCCAACGACATGCGCACCCTGGAACACGCCCGCGAGCAGGGCCATGCCGGAGCAGCACTAGCCATCGAAGTATTCTGTTACCGATTGGCCAAGTCCCTCGCCTCGCTGACCTGTGCGCTGCCGCGTCTGGACGGCATCATCTTCACCGGCGGCATCGGCGAGAACTCCCCGCTGGTGCGCAACCTGACAGTGAAGCACCTGCACGTGCTCGACCTGGAGCTCGACGGCCAGGCCAATGCGCGCTGCGTGGGCGGCATCGGCGGGCCTATCCACCTGCCCGGCCATCCCCGAGTGCTGGTGATCCCCACCAACGAGGAACGCCAGATCGCACTCGACACTCTGGCCGTACTCGACTGA